A genome region from Naumovozyma castellii chromosome 5, complete genome includes the following:
- the ARB1 gene encoding ATP-binding cassette family ATPase ARB1 (ancestral locus Anc_3.534), which yields MPPVSASKAKREAKKAERDAKKAAEGKKPSRRMGKKKDTEELDDAAVAAKEIAKLKLQQDEHGLSDRVTTGVLASLETSRDIKLTSVSLLFHGKVLIQDSQLELNYGRRYGLLGENGCGKSTFLKALATREYPIPENIDIYLLDEPAEPSEYSALEYVVREAQNELKRLEDLVEKYIVEEGPECELLEPLYERMDSLDPDTFESRAAVILIGLGFNSKTILKKTKDMSGGWKMRVALAKALFVKPTLLLLDDPTAHLDLEACVWLEEYLKRFDRTLVLVSHSQDFLNGVCTNMLDMRAQKLTAYGGNYDSYWKTRSELETNQTKQYNKQQEEIQHIKKFIASAGTYANLVKQAKSRQKILDKMEADGLIQPVQADKVFSFRFPPVERLPPPVLAFDSISFSYDGNPENNLYENLDFGVDMDSRIALVGPNGVGKSTLLKIMTGELTPQSGRVSRHTHVKLGVYSQHSQDQLDLTKSALEFVRDKYPNISQDFQYWRGQLGRYGLTGEGQTVQMGTLSEGQRSRVVFALLALEQPNVLLLDEPTNGLDIPTIDSLAEAINEFNGGVVVVSHDFRLLDKIAKDIFVVENKTATRWNGSILEYKTKLAKNVVL from the coding sequence ATGCCTCCAGTATCAGCATCAAAAGCCAAGAGAGAAGCCAAGAAGGCCGAAAGAGACGCCAAGAAGGCTGCCGAAGGTAAAAAACCTTCCCGTAGAATgggaaagaaaaaggatACCgaagaattagatgatgCTGCTGTTGCCGCAAAGGAGATTGCTAAATTGAAACTACAACAAGATGAACATGGTTTATCTGATCGTGTGACCACCGGTGTGTTGGCCTCTTTGGAAACTTCAAGagatattaaattgacCTCCGTATCATTGTTATTCCATGGTAAAGTCTTAATTCAAGATTCTCAATTAGAATTGAATTATGGGAGAAGATATGGTCTATTAGGTGAAAATGGGTGTGGTAAATCTACTTTCTTGAAAGCTTTGGCCACAAGAGAATACCCAATTcctgaaaatattgatatttaCTTATTAGATGAACCTGCTGAACCAAGTGAATATTCTGCCTTAGAATACGTTGTTAGAGAAGctcaaaatgaattaaagaGATTGGAAGATTTAGTTGAAAAATACATCGTGGAAGAAGGTCCAGAATGTGAATTATTAGAACCACTTTACGAAAGAATGGACTCTTTAGATCCTGATACTTTTGAAAGTAGAGCTGCCGTTATCTTAATCGGTTTGGGTTTCAATTCAAAGACTATCTTAAAGAAGACTAAAGACATGTCTGGTGGTTGGAAAATGCGTGTTGCTCTAGCTAAAGCCCTTTTCGTTAAGCCAACtctattattattagatgacCCAACTGCCCATTTAGATTTAGAAGCTTGTGTTTGGTTAGAAGAATACTTAAAGAGATTTGACAGAACTTTAGTTTTAGTGTCTCATTCCCAAGATTTCTTGAATGGTGTTTGTACTAACATGTTAGACATGAGAGCCCAAAAGTTGACCGCTTATGGTGGTAATTATGACTCTTATTGGAAGACTCGTTCTGAATTGGAAACTAACCAAACTAAACAATATaacaaacaacaagaagaaattcaacATATCAAGAAGTTTATTGCTTCTGCCGGTACTTATGCTAATTTGGTCAAGCAAGCTAAATCTAGACAAAAGATTTTAGATAAGATGGAAGCTGATGGGTTGATCCAACCTGTTCAAGCTGATAAAGTCTTTTCTTTCAGATTCCCACCTGTGGAAAGATTACCACCTCCAGTGTTGGCTTTCGACTCCATTTCATTCTCTTATGATGGTAATCCAGAAAATAATCtatatgaaaatttggatttcGGTGTTGATATGGACTCCAGAATTGCTCTTGTTGGTCCAAATGGTGTGGGTAAATCTACCTTGTTAAAGATCATGACTGGTGAATTGACTCCACAATCAGGTAGAGTTTCCAGACATACACATGTTAAATTAGGTGTTTACTCACAACATTCTCAAGATCAATTGGATTTAACCAAGTCTGCATTAGAATTCGTTCGTGATAAGTATCCAAACATCTCTCAAGATTTCCAATATTGGAGAGGTCAATTAGGTCGTTATGGGTTAACCGGTGAAGGTCAAACTGTTCAAATGGGTACTTTATCAGAAGGCCAACGTTCGCGTGTTGTTTTCGCTCTTCTAGCATTGGAACAACCAAATGTCCTACTATTAGATGAACCTACTAATGGTCTTGATATCCCAACCATTGATTCTTTGGCTGAAGCtatcaatgaatttaacGGTGGTGTCGTGGTGGTTTCCCATGATTTCAGATTATTAGATAAGATTGCTAAGGATATTTTCGttgttgaaaataaaactgCCACTAGATGGAACGGTAGTATCTTGGAATATAAGACGAAATTGGCCAAGAACGTTGTCTTATGA
- the BER1 gene encoding Ber1p (ancestral locus Anc_4.279), whose protein sequence is MDSAKKILEKKTNNGKISKIKSFEEVLTAYRTTIKDSQMFKDLCEALDSYITDIDRIRCLAIGTFHDDTPAKYQLALLLELVDFIKVKGSRETIPVSIYDPVFSKEDKEYIEGIVDPWTIDERWPTDKDWNSEKTLFFLPHAPLDLTEIILKEETPRFWLANNVIEHTDRYTLLQLFEKYPHIAKLKHLLESQQPAAKITTTNDEFETFVSKRKKRTNKNKSKYKFEEPVINYDSVHTHFKECKILTNFQNGALLKDKEWLNSFSDLTLHLIE, encoded by the coding sequence ATGGACTCAGCTAAGAAGATtttagaaaagaagacGAACAATGGCAAAATAtccaaaataaaatcatttgaagaagttcTTACCGCATATAGGACTACCATAAAGGACTCGCAAATGTTCAAAGATTTATGCGAAGCATTAGACTCTTACATAACCGACATTGATAGAATACGATGCCTCGCCATTGGAACTTTCCATGACGATACACCTGCCAAGTATCAATTGGCTCTTCTGCTAGAATTGGTTGACTTTATTAAAGTTAAGGGATCTCGAGAAACCATCCCGGTATCCATTTATGATCCAGTCTTTAGTAAAGAGGATAAAGAATACATCGAAGGAATTGTAGACCCTTGGACTATTGATGAGCGATGGCCAACGGATAAGGATTGGAACTCTGAAAAgactttattttttcttcctcatGCCCCGTTAGACCTCACCGAAATCATATTAAAAGAGGAAACCCCACGATTTTGGTTGGCAAATAACGTTATAGAACATACTGATAGATATACCCTGCTgcaattatttgaaaaatatccTCATATAGCGAAATTGAAGCACCTTTTGGAATCACAACAACCTGCTGCTAAGATTACTAcaacaaatgatgaatttgaaacttttgTATCCAAGAGGAAAAAAAGAACTAACAAAAATAAGTCCAAATATAAGTTTGAAGAACCTGTTATTAATTATGATTCAGTACACACACATTTCAAGGAATGTAAAATTTTAACCAATTTCCAGAATGGGGCTCTGTTAAAAGATAAGGAATGgttaaattcattttcagatTTAACTTTGCATTTAATAGAATAA
- the EDC1 gene encoding Edc1p (ancestral locus Anc_3.533): protein MSTDTMYFNSSRLLPVHSKNKPISVPKVKNQPKKLNPTERKHKSKHDKKNKKTDVPEPQLLPNGEKPNFGNQNNDKSGSSSGKKPSRPKKHSKQEKQFEQQSVSESTDRLTQTLKDLLLKSQTSSSSASPMINNNNRVAVTSNNDIASTISPLNTPSTIPAALLNPMGLSPIPQQQHQQPQLMTPPIMHPGLYPQQTLSPFAYQQQYQNSPQPPPLIHGNGSSIPGTGGGYPFQGYPYVSNVHYSLTSGTNNQMPNNAVSPTPAHMNLMFPYSNNNNGNNLSTMHVPPLSSSSSTSRQIQHSAPHTAMASPSTNSKPTSRSNSRPTSNASFNSRSPPKKNNVRRGSQSFAGASFATAIPQECNLPKPSFT from the coding sequence ATGTCGACGGACACAATGTACTTCAACAGCTCGAGGCTACTGCCCGTCCATTCCAAGAACAAACCTATAAGTGTGCCCAAGGTAAAGAATCAACCGAAGAAACTGAACCCTACAGAAAGGAAACATAAGAGTAAACACgacaagaagaacaagaaaactGATGTCCCAGAACCTCAGCTGCTTCCAAATGGTGAAAAACCAAATTTTGGCAACCAGAATAATGATAAGTCTGGTTCCTCAAGTGGAAAGAAACCTTCTCGCCCTAAGAAGCACTCGAAACAAGAGAAGCAGTTTGAACAACAATCTGTATCAGAAAGTACTGATAGACTAACGCAAACATTGAAGGATCTTTTACTAAAATCTcaaacttcatcatcttctgcGTCTCCAATGataaacaacaataacCGAGTGGCAGTGACTAGCAACAATGATATTGCATCGACTATATCGCCATTAAACACTCCCTCTACCATACCTGCAGCTCTATTAAACCCAATGGGTCTGTCACCTATTCCACAGCAACAACACCAACAACCTCAACTCATGACGCCTCCTATTATGCATCCTGGCCTATATCCTCAACAAACTTTAAGCCCATTTGCCTACCAACAACAGTACCAAAATTCCCCTCAACCTCCACCTTTGATCCACGGGAATGGATCCTCTATCCCTGGAACTGGAGGTGGCTATCCATTTCAAGGATATCCTTATGTTTCAAACGTGCATTACAGTTTGACTAGTGGTACAAATAACCAAATGCCAAATAATGCAGTCTCACCAACACCGGCTCATATGAATTTAATGTTTCCTTattctaataataacaatggGAACAACCTATCAACAATGCATGTTCCACCAttatcgtcatcatcatctacCTCGAGACAAATACAACATTCTGCACCACACACTGCGATGGCAAGTCCATCAACCAATTCCAAACCAACTTCAAGATCCAATTCAAGACCTACTTCAAACGCAAGCTTCAACTCCCGTTCACctccaaagaagaataatgTAAGACGTGGTAGTCAATCATTTGCAGGAGCCTCTTTTGCCACTGCTATCCCTCAGGAATGCAACCTTCCAAAACCAAGTTTTACCTAA
- the NIF3 gene encoding uncharacterized protein (ancestral locus Anc_3.531), with product MSANKSIALSTTQLKTIVDTITKFYPAHYADKAWDNTGLLINSSSDMAPAVKKVQVLLTVDLTTAVAQEAIRKKCGLILAYHPFIFPSWKSINPCKNPQHRSAIDLIQNGISVYSPHTAVDAAKDGVNDWLAYGLVNYDSSIIESNVAIEAVAGTEGEDDGEVGYGRVVTLKQELPFRAIIANVQKSLGLQHAQVSILNKNFDKKIKKIALCAGSGSGVFKEVSEDVDLYYTGELSHHEILRYKELGKAVIVCNHSNTERGYLRVMRDRLMNENPETEWIVSEEDEDPLQTVSAQDFR from the coding sequence ATGAGTGCCAATAAATCGATTGCATTAAGCACTActcaattgaaaacaatCGTAGATACCATTACTAAGTTCTACCCAGCCCATTATGCGGATAAGGCTTGGGACAATACGGGTCTCCTTATTAACAGTAGCTCTGACATGGCACCAGCCGTTAAAAAAGTACAGGTTCTTCTCACGGTCGACTTGACTACAGCTGTTGCTCAAGAGGCTATCAGGAAAAAATGTGGTTTGATCCTGGCGTATCACCCTTTCATTTTCCCCAGTTGGAAATCTATTAACCCCTGCAAGAATCCACAACATCGCAGTGCCATTgatttgattcaaaatGGTATATCTGTATACTCTCCACATACTGCTGTAGATGCTGCTAAGGATGGGGTTAATGATTGGTTAGCCTATGGGTTAGTCAACTATGATAGCTCCATAATCGAATCCAATGTCGCTATTGAAGCCGTGGCGGGGACAGAAGGTGAAGACGATGGTGAGGTAGGATATGGTCGTGTGGTCACTTTGAAGCAGGAACTGCCATTCAGGGCAATTATTGCAAACGTTCAAAAATCATTGGGATTACAGCATGCTCAGGTGAGTATTCTGAATAAAAACTTTGATAAAAAGATTAAGAAAATAGCGTTATGTGCAGGTAGTGGGTCTGGCGTGTTCAAGGAGGTATCAGAGGATGTAGATCTTTACTACACGGGTGAATTATCCCATCATGAGATCCTCAGGTACAAGGAACTGGGCAAGGCAGTCATCGTATGTAACCACTCCAACACAGAACGTGGTTACTTAAGAGTTATGCGGGATAGATTAATGAACGAAAATCCTGAGACGGAGTGGATCGTcagtgaagaagatgaggatCCATTGCAAACGGTCTCTGCCCAAGATTTTAGATAA
- the VAM7 gene encoding Vam7p (ancestral locus Anc_3.525), with product MRKRLMAQVNIDDVNIVNNSYANYGIHLKVVVDDRDQDPMNDDNQVLEDRHIYKRFSEFLELKRRLEKEFNSELPYELPSRHHGPIFNVWTRSTTSIDPVITEERRIQLAKFVSDMLNDSFDTKWKNSELVRVFLQLPLNWNDYRLRDHQESPAKQLNSLKSWLEKFRDCKNIFEEIKKSQNGKDRNMKSMKLRLSLTDLENWLTKFPSNEDPVEVNKYKNLLSTLKQDLNDLIFETAPSDMKLSSQDDLFSMNRTNTSGSGVKLTTGRRKLGGGDQGSVQQMLQEQKDITKEQDQELAQLHTVIRRQKDLSIELNNELSQQNELLDSMDEEVGATARKLQYAGKKAQRFNQSS from the coding sequence ATGAGGAAGAGATTGATGGCTCAGGTAAACATAGATGACGTGAATATTGTTAACAATTCTTACGCCAACTACGGGATTCATCTGAAAGTGGTTGTGGATGATCGGGACCAGGATCCTATGAATGATGACAATCAAGTATTGGAGGATAGACACATTTATAAAAGGTTCTCTGAGTTTTTGGAGTTGAAGAGGCGTTTAGAGAAGGAATTTAATTCCGAATTACCGTATGAGTTGCCCAGTCGGCACCATGGTCCCATATTTAACGTTTGGACCAGAAGCACCACTAGTATAGACCCTGTTATCACTGAAGAGAGACGAATTCAATTGGCAAAATTTGTAAGTGACATGCttaatgattcatttgataCCAAATGGAAGAACTCGGAACTAGTTCGAGTGTTTTTGCAATTACCATTAAATTGGAATGACTATCGACTCCGAGATCATCAAGAATCACCAGCAAAGCAATTAAACAGTCTCAAGAGTTGGCTAGAAAAATTCAGGGATtgtaaaaatatttttgagGAAATCAAGAAATCACAAAATGGCAAGGATAGAAATATGAAATCCATGAAACTAAGACTATCCTTGACTGACCTTGAGAATTGGTTAACAAAGTTTCCCTCCAATGAAGACCCTGTCGAGGTGAATAAATACAAGAATTTACTGTCCACATTGAAGCAAGATTTAAACGATTTAATATTCGAAACTGCTCCATCGGACATGAAATTATCTTCACAGGACGATTTGTTTTCTATGAACCGTACAAACACATCAGGGTCAGGGGTTAAACTTACTACGGGGAGGAGGAAACTAGGAGGAGGAGACCAGGGTTCCGTCCAACAAATGTTGCAGGAACAGAAGGATATCACGAAGGAACAAGATCAAGAGTTGGCTCAATTACACACGGTGATCCGTCGACAAAAGGACTTATCTATAGAGTTGAACAACGAACTCAGCCAGCAAAATGAGTTACTGGATAGTATGGATGAGGAAGTGGGGGCCACAGCACGTAAACTGCAGTATGCTGGAAAGAAAGCTCAAAGGTTCAATCAGAGTTCATAG
- the SKI8 gene encoding SKI complex subunit WD repeat protein SKI8 (ancestral locus Anc_3.526) yields MSKVFISTTNCGKAHDADIFKVAISIPFTITASGDGYIKLWKNKLLENEQPRDHYISQFINKTGVHHVDVFHSMEAENLELLIITCVSFSGEISFWQFDFNEKKLNRIELFDSPEWNKKSFWAIKWLKSDDQVLSHRLAATDVKGTTYVWKFNPFPKDDGIENTDKTMTMSKLQLQGEMPPPSAEAVFATCVDMSHNGLIATGFANGTIVVSQLSTLRPLYNFEGFGIQGIEQNSNTVRAVKFSPAGSLLAVANDSGSFGCVALYETQFGERIGNLTVPTHSGQSSVESFAHSGWVFALSFNSTGEFLATSGYDSKVRVWDVKSKERVTTLNITAGDIENEDDILLEDENGDSLKYPPVLDVSFINKGIRSGMNSDVNEGLCCVCLDRSIRWYREAGGN; encoded by the coding sequence ATGTCTAAAGTGTTTATCTCTACTACGAACTGTGGGAAGGCTCACGACGctgatattttcaaagtAGCCATATCTATACCATTCACCATTACCGCCTCGGGTGATGGATATATCAAACTATGGAAGAATAAACTATTGGAAAACGAACAACCTCGCGATCATTACATATCacaatttattaataagaCAGGTGTACATCATGTTGATGTGTTTCATTCCATGGAGGCAgagaatttggaattgcTAATTATTACTTGTGTTTCGTTCTCTGGTGAGATATCATTTTGGCAATTTGATTTTaatgagaagaaattgaacaGGATTGAACTGTTTGATTCTCCTGAATGGAATAAGAAGTCATTTTGGGCCATCAAATGGCTAAAATCTGACGATCAAGTCTTGTCTCATAGATTGGCCGCTACTGATGTCAAGGGAACTACTTATGTCTGGAAATTCAATCCTTTCCCCAAGGATGATGGTATCGAGAACACGGATAAAACGATGACAATGAGTAAGTTACAATTACAAGGTGAAATGCCTCCACCTTCTGCAGAAGCTGTATTTGCCACATGTGTCGATATGTCTCATAATGGACTTATTGCCACTGGGTTTGCCAATGGTACTATTGTCGTTTCTCAATTAAGTACATTAAGACCATTATACAATTTCGAAGGGTTTGGCATTCAAggaattgaacaaaatagTAATACTGTACGTGCCGTTAAGTTTTCTCCCGCTGGTTCGCTACTTGCTGTGGCCAATGACTCAGGTTCATTTGGTTGTGTCGCTTTATATGAGACTCAATTTGGAGAAAGAATTGGGAATCTTACTGTCCCCACGCATAGTGGACAGTCTAGTGTGGAGTCATTTGCTCATAGTGGTTGGGTATTTGCCTTGTCATTTAATTCCACTGGTGAATTCTTGGCTACTTCTGGTTATGATAGTAAAGTGAGAGTTTGGGATGTTAAATCCAAGGAACGTGTTACTACCCTTAATATCACAGCTGgtgatattgaaaatgaagatgatattttgttggaggatgaaaatggtgattcattaaaatatcCACCTGTTTTAGACGTCTCGTTTATTAATAAGGGTATCAGAAGTGGAATGAATAGTGATGTCAATGAGGGATTGTGTTGTGTTTGTTTAGATAGAAGTATTAGATGGTATAGAGAAGCTGGTGgtaattaa
- the CLG1 gene encoding Clg1p (ancestral locus Anc_3.527) yields MASAINYYPNQISVEHSRFMGNQLPSKPMGHHYPTHSLNDIQYHQLPTMNQYSYYPQVSSTRNDIPAAAAVPPNAHPLPIIPVQPNVQSYFANNNNMNGNGYPPLNNFHHHSQSMLLPAHHAPPPPPPPGLLFNNNNNNNGYQNNIPIMQPPAQINAAKSEKVNGGVSQVLDYDIKLMSEFFVKNAYIAFGTSASLINENSGSNQTADIFIKGIHSVLNATRLPSVSIFLAIDYLFKYIDKLSAGIESIGGNTVNVIYQNSMIAFILANKFNDDKTFTNKSWSQATGMDIQLINEYERTWLNVFEWSLFDDKFMLYEDLAFAFKMYCQDYVKSTTPQLPSIQHATNSMYHLPSPSSTNNYTVAPSPGYETPRYTSNNNVFSSSPCYYADDKSSYVPPSVNNNNNFMSSPISIDSNYNFNTQFNYGCGSKKQPHPQFSQFGTNSTWQFDDSLNTMPTSNLSNFENPYYSYSTVY; encoded by the coding sequence atggcAAGTGCTATTAATTATTATCCCAACCAAATCAGTGTTGAACATTCACGTTTTATGGGTAATCAACTACCTTCAAAACCTATGGGTCATCATTATCCAACTCATTCGCTAAATGATATTCAATATCACCAACTCCCAACCATGAACCAATACAGCTATTACCCACAGGTATCATCAACAAGAAATGATATAcctgctgctgctgctgtcCCTCCTAATGCTCATCCATTGCCAATTATTCCTGTGCAACCAAATGTTCAATCATATTTTgcaaacaataataatatgaatGGTAATGGATATCCACCATTAAACAactttcatcatcataGTCAATCTATGTTGTTACCCGCTCATCATGCTcctccaccaccaccacctccaGGTTtgttatttaataataataacaataataatggttaTCAAAACAATATTCCAATTATGCAACCTCCAGCACAGATTAATGCTGCTAAATCAGAAAAGGTCAATGGAGGTGTCTCTCAAGTATTGGATTatgatattaaattaatgTCTGAGTTTTTCGTTAAGAATGCTTATATTGCTTTTGGAACCAGTGCTTCTttgattaatgaaaattctGGATCTAATCAAACTGctgatattttcattaaaggTATTCATTCTGTCTTAAATGCTACTAGATTACCTTCAGTGTCCATCTTCTTAGCCATcgattatttattcaagtatattgataaattatcTGCAGGTATTGAATCTATTGGTGGTAATACTGTCAATGtcatttatcaaaattcaatgattgCCTTTATCTTGgcaaataaatttaatgatgataaaacATTTACCAATAAATCTTGGTCACAAGCTACTGGTATggatattcaattaattaatgagTATGAAAGAACATGGTTGAATGTATTTGAGTGGAGTTTatttgatgataaattCATGCTCTATGAAGATTTGGCATTTGCTTTTAAAATGTATTGCCAAGATTACGTTAAGAGTACTACTCCACAACTTCCATCAATTCAACATGCCACAAATTCAATGTACCATCTtccatcaccatcatctACAAATAATTACACTGTGGCTCCTTCACCTGGTTACGAAACTCCAAGATACACTTCGAATAATAATGTATTCTCATCTTCTCCATGTTACTACGCCGATGATAAGAGTTCATATGTTCCTCCTAGTGtgaacaacaacaataattttATGAGTTCACCAATTTCGATTGATAGCAattataattttaataCTCAATTCAATTATGGTTGTGGTTCCAAGAAGCAACCACACCCACAGTTTTCTCAATTTGGTACAAATTCTACTTGGCAGTTTGACGATTCTTTAAATACAATGCcaacttcaaatttatctAATTTTGAGAACCCTTACTACTCATACTCAACGGTATATTAA